The following coding sequences lie in one Arachis hypogaea cultivar Tifrunner chromosome 9, arahy.Tifrunner.gnm2.J5K5, whole genome shotgun sequence genomic window:
- the LOC112710538 gene encoding probable pre-mRNA-splicing factor ATP-dependent RNA helicase DEAH5, protein MAVENPQDSLKKLEYLSLVSKVCTEMESHTGNGDNVLAEFITELGRSSENVEEFDAKLKENGAELPDYFVRTLLTIIHAILPPKKGSGNSDVKGSKQDGGGSKGKFKALAIADDRDRVKELQKEIEAEAKEKHGGDRDREIHGEDGNRGRDRDRRDRRDRRDRYDKYDRDERHRDRNRDRDRDRDRDYDDYDDEKGDSRRRGRDRENDRGRDKDKDRYERRRRDGREEENGGYGEEDGGGDRKGRRDLRHSGGGEVELYKVYKGRVSRVMDTGCFVQLDDIRGKEGLVHVSQIATRRISNAKDVVKRDQEVYVKVISVSGQKLSLSMRDVDQHTGKDLLPLKKSDEDTFRMNPQDSKDGPVARTGLSGIRIVEEDDMGKSRRPLKRMSSPERWEAKQLIASGVLSVSEYPTYDEEGDGLMYQEEGAEEELEIELNEDEPAFLQGQSRYSMDMSPVKIFKNPEGSLGRAAALQSALIKERREVREQQQRTMLDSIPKDLNRPWEDPMPESGERHLAQELRGVGLSAYDMPEWKKDAYGKTITFGQRSKLSIQEQRQSLPIYKLKKELIQAVHDNQVLVVIGETGSGKTTQVTQYLAEAGYTTRGKIGCTQPRRVAAMSVAKRVAEEFGCRLGEEVGYAIRFEDCTGPDTVIKYMTDGMLLREILVDENLSQYSVIMLDEAHERTIHTDVLFGLLKKLVQRRPELRLIVTSATLDAEKFSGYFFNCNIFTIPGRTFPVEILYTKQPESDYLDAALITVLQIHLTEPEGDILLFLTGQEEIDFACQSLYERMKGLGKNVPELIILPVYSALPSEMQSRIFDPAPPGKRKVVVATNIAEASLTIDGIFYVIDPGFAKQNVYNPKQGLDSLVITPISQASAKQRAGRAGRTGPGKCYRLYTESAYRNEMSPTTIPEIQRINLGMTTLNMKAMGINDLLSFDFMDPPSPQALISAMEQLYSLGALDEEGLLTKLGRKMAEFPLDPPLSKMLLASVDLGCSDEILTIIAMIQTGNIFYRPREKQAQADQKRAKFFQPEGDHLTLLAVYEAWKAKNFSGPWCFENFVQSRSLRRAQDVRKQLLTIMDKYKLDVVSAGKNFTKIRKAITAGFFFHAARKDPQEGYRTLVENQPVYIHPSSALFQRQPDWVIYHELVMTTKEYMREVTVIDPKWLVELAPRFFKVSDPTKMSKRKRQERIEPLYDRYHEPNSWRLSKRRA, encoded by the exons ATGGCGGTGGAGAACCCACAAGATTCGTTGAAGAAGCTCGAGTACTTGTCTCTTGTTTCGAAGGTTTGCACCGAAATGGAGTCTCACACCGGAAACGGTGACAATGTACTCGCCGAGTTCATCACCGAGTTGGGTCGGTCTTCCGAGAACGTCGAAGAATTCGACGCAAAATTGAAGGAGAACGGTGCCGAATTGCCGGATTATTTTGTCCGTACACTTCTCACAATAATCCACGCTATTCTCCCTCCGAAGAAGGGTTCTGGGAACAGCGACGTCAAGGGTTCGAAGCAGGACGGTGGTGGTTCGAAGGGGAAGTTCAAGGCACTGGCTATTGCAGATGATAGGGATAGGGTTAAGGAGCTGCAGAAGGAGATTGAAGCTGAAGCCAAAGAGAAACATGGTGGTGATAGAGACAGAGAAATACACGGTGAAGATGGGAACAGAGGAAGAGACAGAGATAGAAGGGACAGAAGAGATAGAAGGGACAGGTATGATAAATATGATAGAGACGAAAGGCATAGAGATAggaatagagatagagatagagatagagatagagattatgatgattatgatgatgaaaaAGGGGATTCTAGGAGAAGGGGAAGGGATAGAGAGAACGATAGGGGTAGGGATAAGGATAAGGATAGATATGAGAGGCGGAGGAGAGATGGGCGTGAAGAAGAAAATGGTGGTTATGGTGAAGAAGATGGTGGTGGTGACAGGAAAGGTAGGAGGGATCTGAGGCATAGTGGAGGGGGTGAAGTTGAATTGTACAAGGTTTATAAAGGGAGGGTTTCAAGGGTGATGGATACAGGGTGCTTTGTTCAGTTGGATGATATTAGAGGGAAGGAAGGATTGGTGCATGTGTCACAAATTGCAACTAGGAGGATTAGTAATGCAAAGGATGTGGTGAAGCGGGATCAGGAGGTTTATGTGAAGGTTATATCTGTTTCTGGTCAGAAGTTGAGTCTTTCGATGAGGGATGTTGATCAGCATACCGGAAAAGATCTTCTTCCGTTGAAGAAAAGCGATGAGGACACGTTTCGGATGAATCCACAGGATTCGAAGGATGGGCCAGTTGCGAGGACGGGTCTATCGGGTATCAGAATTGTGGAGGAGGATGATATGGGGAAATCGCGGAggcctctgaagaggatgagctCTCCTGAGAGGTGGGAGGCAAAACAGTTGATTGCTTCAGGTGTTTTGAGTGTTTCAGAGTACCCAACTTATGATGAGGAGGGAGATGGGTTGATGTACCAGGAGGAAGGTGCTGAAGAAGAGCTTGAGATCGAGTTGAATGAGGATGAACCTGCATTTTTGCAAGGGCAGAGCAGGTATTCAATGGATATGTCTCCTGTCAAGATTTTCAAAAATCCAGAAGGTTCTCTTGGTCGTGCTGCTGCACTGCAGTCTGCACTTATAAAGGAGCGTAGAGAAGTACGAGAACAGCAGCAACGCaccatgcttgattctattccaaAGGATCTCAATCGTCCTTGGGAAGACCCTATGCCCGAATCTGGTGAAAGACATCTTGCCCAGGAGCTTAGAGGAGTTGGTTTGTCAGCCTATGATATGCCAGAATGGAAGAAGGATGCCTATGGAAAGACCATTACTTTTGGGCAAAGGTCAAAGCTTTCTATTCAAGAACAGAGGCAGAGTCTCCCTATTTACAAGTTGAAAAAAGAATTGATTCAGGCTGTCCATGATAATCAGGTGTTGGTGGTAATTGGTGAAACGGGTTCAGGTAAAACTACTCAGGTAACACAGTATCTTGCTGAAGCAGGTTACACGACAAGAGGTAAAATTGGATGCACTCAACCTCGTAGGGTGGCTGCAATGTCAGTTGCAAAGAGAGTTGCAGAAGAGTTTGGATGTCGATTGGGAGAGGAAGTTGGTTATGCCATTCGGTTTGAAGATTGTACGGGACCAGATACTGTAATCAAGTACATGACCGACGGTATGCTTCTTAGGGAAATACTGGTTGATGAGAACCTGTCACAGTATTCTGTCATAATGCTTGATGAAGCTCACGAAAGGACCATTCATACTGATGTTCTTTTTGGACTGCTTAAGAAGCTAGTGCAGCGTAGGCCTGAGTTGCGATTGATTGTCACGTCTGCCACTCTGGATGCAGAGAAGTTCTCAGGATATTTCTTTAATTGTAACATCTTTACAATACCTGGGAGAACGTTTCCTGTGGAGATTCTTTATACTAAGCAGCCAGAAAGTGATTATTTGGATGCAGCTTTGATCACTGTCCTACAGATCCACCTGACAGAACCTGAAGGAGACATTCTTCTCTTCTTGACTGGTCAAGAGGAGATTGATTTTGCTTGTCAATCTCTCTATGAAAGAATGAAGGGTTTAGGTAAGAATGTTCCAGAACTGATAATATTACCTGTTTATAGTGCCCTTCCTAGTGAAATGCAGTCTAGGATATTCGACCCTGCTCCTCCTGGTAAAAGGAAAGTGGTTGTGGCAACTAATATTGCTGAGGCTTCTTTGACTATTGATGGGATATTTTATGTTATTGATCCTGGGTTTGCAAAGCAAAATGTTTATAACCCAAAGCAAGGACTTGATTCGTTGGTGATAACTCCAATTTCACAAGCTTCAGCCAAACAAAGAGCTGGACGTGCAGGGCGTACTGGACCTGGAAAGTGCTATCGCCTATATACCGAGAGCGCATATAGGAACGAGATGTCTCCTACTACAATTCCTGAGATTCAAAGGATAAATCTTGGGATGACTACTCTCAACATGAAAGCTATGGGAATAAATGATCTTCTGTCCTTTGATTTTATGGATCCACCATCACCCCAAGCTCTTATTTCAGCCATGGAACAGCTTTACAGTCTCGGAGCATTGGATGAAGAGGGCCTTTTAACCAAACTGGGGAGGAAAATGGCAGAATTTCCCCTGGATCCGCCATTGTCCAAGATGTTACTTGCCAGTGTGGACCTTGGATGCAGTGATGAGATTTTGACGATAATTGCCATGATTCAGACTGGCAATATTTTTTACAGGCCTAGGGAAAAGCAAGCCCAAGCAGATCAGAAGAGGGCAAAGTTTTTCCAGCCTGAAGGTGACCATCTCACACTGCTTGCTGTTTATGAGGCTTGGAAAGCTAAGAATTTTTCAGGACCATGGTGTTTTGAGAACTTTGTCCAATCTCGATCATTGAGGAGAGCACAGGATGTCAGGAAACAGCTTCTTACCATCATGGATAA GTATAAATTGGATGTTGTAAGTGCTGGAAAAAATTTTACCAAGATCAGAAAGGCAATCACCGCAGGATTCTTTTTCCATGCAGCAAGGAAGGATCCCCAGGAAGGCTACAGAACCCTAGTTGAGAACCAGCCTGTATATATCCATCCAAGTTCAGCTTTGTTCCAGAGACAACCCGACTGGGTCATCTACCATGAACTTGTTATGACAACCAAGGAATATATGCGTGAGGTCACAGTGATAGATCCTAAATGGCTTGTTGAATTGGCACCAAGATTCTTCAAAGTATCAGATCCTACAAAGATGAGCAAGCGAAAGCGTCAAGAGCGTATTGAACCACTCTATGACAGATACCATGAGCCAAATTCATGGCGTTTGAGTAAACGCCGTGCTTGA